The Pirellulales bacterium genome includes the window TACGCTGGGGAAGCCGCACGAGCCAGCCGAAATTAAATCGGACTCGCCGCACAATAATGTCGCACAGGAAAACGTAACTGGCCCATAACAGCAACTGCGGCCACGCATCTTGGCTGCTGACGGCCGGACGCAAATCGTGCCGAAACACGTCGGCCGAGAGCAAACCGGGAAGGCCGTAGTGGTCTTCATCCTGGATCACTCGTCCCGGCCGGCCTCCGGCGGGCGTGATGCCCGCCAGTTCGGCCAGGAAATGGTCGTTCGATTGCCGGTCGAGAAATTCGGAAGAGTAGGGGACGTTGACTCCGCTCAATATCGGCGCCGACCCCGGCGACGGCGTGAGCGTGAAAAAGTAACTGCCGGCGTCGGGCACATTCACTTCGCCCACGTAGCGGCCCGGCGCAGTCTGGCGAAGCTGCACCGCGTGCGACCGCATGTCGGGCCCGATGACACTGCCGCTAGGCGTAAGAAAATTCAGATAATTGTCGTTCTGATCGAAGGCGTTGATCGTCAGCCGCAGTTTGCCATCGCGGACTTCCGAATCGATCACATACTGTCCCTGATTACCCGCCGGACGCAACGACCAGCGGACCATTTGGCTAAATAGTTTGTCGTAATCGGACCAATCGGTCCAACGACTGGCCCAGCGGTGCCCGGCATCGGTGGTGAAGGCCACCACTTTTCCCAGGCCGTACGTCCACGTCGCCAACAGGCTGCGGTTTTCGTCTTCGACCGGCAGCGGCGAAACCAGCGGCACTTCGACCAACGGGTTTTCTTTCCGCGTGGTCAATACAAAACCCGTGATGGGCGGTGGCGGCGTCGCGATGCCTTTGAGAATTTCGTGCGGAAATTTGATTTGCGGCTGCAAGCCCGACTCGCGCTCGAAAACCAGCGGCCGGGTTACAAGTCGTGTTTCTTGTTGAAAAATGCGAGGCAGCACACGGGGCACCTTTGCATTGTAGTAGCGTCCGCCACCGGCGTGGGCCATTTGCTCCAGCAGTGCAAAGTCGGCATCGGCGCCCAGGGCCACGGTTGAGGTGGTGATTTTTTCCTGGTGCAACTGCTGGATGAGTTGTGGATAATCGCTGCCCTCGGTCTCGCCGTCGGTCATAATCACCATGTGCCGAACCGTGGCATCGGCGGCGTGCTGCAACTGTTCGTGTGCCATCATAATGGCCGGCTGCATGTTGGTGCCGCCGTCGGCGCCCAATTCATCGATCCGCGATTTGATGGTTTGCGAATCGCCTTTGCGAACCAATGGCACCACCGGGAAGGCGACCGCGTCGAACGCAATGACGGTGACATAATCGGAGTCGGACAACATGTCGACCGAAGCGCCGGCGGCGGCTTTTGCCATGGCCAGCTTTTCGCCGGTCATCGAGCCCGATCGATCAATTACCAAAGCCACCGCATTCACCGGCCGCACCTTGGGGTCTTTCACCTGGCAATCGACGGGCAGCGCCTCTTCCAGTTCGGTATGAGCCCAACCGCCGGCGCCGAAACTGTTGGGACCGCCCAGCATAATCAGCCCCGCTCCCAATTGTTGTGTGTTGGTCACCAGCATTTTAATTTGCGAATCAGTGAAATCTTCCCGCGGCACGTCGGCCAAAATGACGGTGTCGAACGCCTGCAATTGGCCCAGCGATGCGAACAGGTCGTCCGTGGTCATTACCCGCACTTCCAGCTTTTCGTGCTGCAGGCGCTCGATCAGCGGGCGGAAATCGTCCGGCCGCAGCGCATCCACAATAAACAGCACCCGCCCCTGGCCCCGCACCTGCGTGAAGGCAGTAGCAACATTGTTTTCCTTCAAGTAATCGTCCGCGGGATTGTCGGGCACCAAGCGGGCCGTGTACGTGTAAGAATTGGCGACGTCGATTTTTTCGCGCAGGCTGAACACCCGCTTGCCAGGCGGGAGTTCGATGGGTTGATCGATCAACTGCTGTTCGTCGCCGTCGGACTTCCGAAAAATCTGCACGTGGGCCGGGATAGATTTGGCCTCGGGCATGTCGGACGCCAGATTTGCCAACACCACGTGCAGTTCGAACGGCACGCCAATTTGAATTTCAGCCGGTAGCGACAGCTTTTCGACCGCGATTTCCGACCGCGCCTGGTAACGAATGGGAACCACGTCGATCCCCATGCCGTGGGCGGCCAGTTGCCGGGCTTCCTCGGCTGCGTTGCCCAGGTTTTCGTTGCCATCGGTGACGATGACGACGCGGCCAGCGGAATCGGCCGGCAGCGTGGCCATGGCCAAACGCATAGCGCCGGCCAGATTAGTGTAACTACCGTCAAGCGACGTTTCTGCGTGGTTAGTCAGGCGGAGGTTTTCGTCGACGGGTGGATTTTCGACGGCCGGCTCTTTGGCGAACATGATCACCCCGGCCCGATCTTGCCGCTGCGCGCTGCGATGCTGCGCGATCGATTGATTCACATACTCCGACATTGCGATCCGCTGAGTTTCCGGGATGCTGATCGATTGATCCAGCAAATATAACACCGTCAAACGGTCGCTGGTGCGCACATTTTGCATTTGCGCAAGCGCCAGGACAATTAGCACGAATACGGCGGTGCGGAGTGTCAGGATGACCGCTCGCCGCAAGCCGCCAAAACTGGCCAAACTGCGATAGCCCAACGCCCACAAGACGGGCGCAAATAGCAGCAGCGTCAGATACCAGGGATGTTCGAACGCAACAGACACGTGAAAAACACCTTCGCGGCCTGAAAAACCGCGAGCACAACGGCAGAACAAAGGCAGCGGGAGCAGCCGATTGCGAACTCCCAATTTCTATTCTAGCTATGCCGGCCCGGTTGGACCAAGCCGCGGCAAATAATCAAGAAAAGTCAGAAAACCGTTCGGGTTTGGGTGCACATTCTTGCACTCAGATAACGGGGTGGGTTGCTAACGGGCAGAATTAGGCGGATGCTGATTGGAATCGGCTTAAGAGGCGGACAGAAAAATCACCTACACCTATGCAAACCAGCGAAGGAGAGCTTCATGGCTACCATGCGCGTGGCGCAAGTTTCGCGTCCGAAGGGTCCTTTCGAATTAGTCGAACGGCCCATTCCGGAACCCGCCGCCGGCTGGGTCCGGATCAAAGTGCAAGCCTGCGGCATCTGTCACAGCGATAGCATTGTGAAAGAAGGATCGTTTCCGAACATTCCCTACCCACGCGTGCCCGGTCATGAAGTGGCGGGCGTCATCGATGCCGTAGGGCAGGGGGTGGCCGCATGGCAGAAGGGGCAGCGCGTGGGCGTGGGTTGGTTCGGCGGTAACTGCGGCTACTGCGATTTCTGCCGCCGCGGCGAATTTTTTGCCTGCAGCAATCTCAAAACCACCGGCATTTCGCACGACGGCGGATACGCCGAATACATGGTCGCGCCCGCCAGTTCGGTCGCGCTGATGCCAAATGATTTATCGCCCGTCGAGGCTGCGCCCTTGATGTGCGCTGGCGTGACGACTTTCAACGCACTACGAAACAGCGGCGCGCGGGGCGGCGACGTCGTGGCCGTTTTCGGCCTGGGCGGGCTGGGACATTTAGGCGTGCAATACGCCGCGAAGATGGGTTTTCGCACCGTGGCCATTGCGAGGGGAAAAGACAAGGAACCGCTGGCCAAAAAATTGGGTGCGGCGATTTACATTGACAGCGCAGCCGGCGATGCCGCGGCGGAACTGCAGAAACTGGGCGGCGCCAAAGCGATTTTGGCTACCGTGACCAGCGGCGAAGCAATGAGCGCCATCACCTATGGGTTGGCCATGAACGGCACGATCCTGGTGATTGGAGCGGACTCGTCGATGGAAGTGTCGCCAATATTTCTGTTGACGGGCTGCCGGTCGGTTAAAGGCTGGTACAGCGGCACTTCGATCGATTCGCAAGATACTCTGTCCTTTAGCGCCCGTAGCGGCGTGCGGTCGATGAACGAAGTGTTGCCGTTCGATCGCGCGGCCGAAGGTTACGACCGGATGATCAGCGGGAAGGCTCGGTTCCGTGTCGTGCTGACCATGGGGTAGCAGTGCATCTCTGGAAGGCGTGACGGATAGAGTGGCCGCTGTCTCTGCGGCTGAGGACAGCCACCCCATTCACAAAATTTACACCAGCCGGCAGACGAGAATGTTACGCATCGCGGCCGAAAACCACTAGGCACATGTCGTCACTTTGAGCCCGATTGTTGGCGTGCCGCTTCACGTCGTCTAAGATCGTACGACCCAGCGTGGCAGCGTTTTCGGCGTCCTTTTCTTCTTGCGCTTTCAGCCGCTCCAGGGTGTACAGCTCGTTGTCGGGATTCAGAGCTTCGCTAATGCCGTCAGTAAACAGTGTAATGACTTCGCCGGGGGCTAAGGTCAGCTCGGCGGCGTCATACGTGAAGCCATCGGTAACTCCCAAAGGAAGACCGGAAATCTCCGGAGCCACTTCTTCAACTTTGCCAACGCCGTGTCGCACAAACGGCGGCATGTGCCCTGCGTTGACAAGGGTGACCATATTCGTTTTTGGGTCCAACAGTGCCAGCACAAACGTGGCAAAGCGGCCTTCCCAGCCGGCGCTACAAAAACTTTCGTTGATCCGGTTCACCGCCTCGGCGGCCGTGGGCTCGCTGGCGAGAGAGTATCGAACCTCGGCGGACAGCTTGGCCATCACCAACGCGGCGGCCACGCCTTTGCCGGAAACGTCGGCCAGCACCACCGCCACGCGGCCGTCTCGCAGCGGCACATAATCGTAAAAATCGCCGCCGACTTCGTTGGCCGCTTCATAGAAATCGAAAAACTGATAACCCTCCACCATCGGCGGCGCAGTGGGCAGCAGGCTTTTTTGCACTTGTCGGGCGGCGTTCAAATCGGCCTGCACTTTTTGCTGTTGCAGTTGCCGTTCGTGCAGTCGAGCATTCTCAATCGCGAACGCCGC containing:
- a CDS encoding VWA domain-containing protein produces the protein MSVAFEHPWYLTLLLFAPVLWALGYRSLASFGGLRRAVILTLRTAVFVLIVLALAQMQNVRTSDRLTVLYLLDQSISIPETQRIAMSEYVNQSIAQHRSAQRQDRAGVIMFAKEPAVENPPVDENLRLTNHAETSLDGSYTNLAGAMRLAMATLPADSAGRVVIVTDGNENLGNAAEEARQLAAHGMGIDVVPIRYQARSEIAVEKLSLPAEIQIGVPFELHVVLANLASDMPEAKSIPAHVQIFRKSDGDEQQLIDQPIELPPGKRVFSLREKIDVANSYTYTARLVPDNPADDYLKENNVATAFTQVRGQGRVLFIVDALRPDDFRPLIERLQHEKLEVRVMTTDDLFASLGQLQAFDTVILADVPREDFTDSQIKMLVTNTQQLGAGLIMLGGPNSFGAGGWAHTELEEALPVDCQVKDPKVRPVNAVALVIDRSGSMTGEKLAMAKAAAGASVDMLSDSDYVTVIAFDAVAFPVVPLVRKGDSQTIKSRIDELGADGGTNMQPAIMMAHEQLQHAADATVRHMVIMTDGETEGSDYPQLIQQLHQEKITTSTVALGADADFALLEQMAHAGGGRYYNAKVPRVLPRIFQQETRLVTRPLVFERESGLQPQIKFPHEILKGIATPPPPITGFVLTTRKENPLVEVPLVSPLPVEDENRSLLATWTYGLGKVVAFTTDAGHRWASRWTDWSDYDKLFSQMVRWSLRPAGNQGQYVIDSEVRDGKLRLTINAFDQNDNYLNFLTPSGSVIGPDMRSHAVQLRQTAPGRYVGEVNVPDAGSYFFTLTPSPGSAPILSGVNVPYSSEFLDRQSNDHFLAELAGITPAGGRPGRVIQDEDHYGLPGLLSADVFRHDLRPAVSSQDAWPQLLLWASYVFLCDIIVRRVRFNFGWLVRLPQRIRNRFLRRQTPAVIETIARLRSRKAAVVESVGSQKSSLRWEPVADGHEFSRGSTTALLEATTMNEDKALEKPPMAAAAGEEAASEEYTTRLLKAKQQISRQLDRH
- a CDS encoding alcohol dehydrogenase, translating into MATMRVAQVSRPKGPFELVERPIPEPAAGWVRIKVQACGICHSDSIVKEGSFPNIPYPRVPGHEVAGVIDAVGQGVAAWQKGQRVGVGWFGGNCGYCDFCRRGEFFACSNLKTTGISHDGGYAEYMVAPASSVALMPNDLSPVEAAPLMCAGVTTFNALRNSGARGGDVVAVFGLGGLGHLGVQYAAKMGFRTVAIARGKDKEPLAKKLGAAIYIDSAAGDAAAELQKLGGAKAILATVTSGEAMSAITYGLAMNGTILVIGADSSMEVSPIFLLTGCRSVKGWYSGTSIDSQDTLSFSARSGVRSMNEVLPFDRAAEGYDRMISGKARFRVVLTMG